One Coffea arabica cultivar ET-39 chromosome 5e, Coffea Arabica ET-39 HiFi, whole genome shotgun sequence DNA segment encodes these proteins:
- the LOC140006623 gene encoding probable polyol transporter 4 isoform X2 has protein sequence MVVMMIYIIRRNWRIGERLQGSLFLLVPFLHLSTMSSLDMMECTAPLFHRLEFWLVRRQMDMMPPGMQFSNVGVMSGAILFIHQDLNISEVQEEILVGILSIISIFGSLAGGRISDAIGRKWSMGLAAFIFQAGAGIMAVAPSFEILMIGRILAGIGIGFGVMIAPVYIAEISPTVARGSLTSFPEIFINIGILFGYVSNYAFSGLSAHINWRIMLAVGIFPSVLIAFALFVIPESPRWLVVQNRVEEAKSVLAKTNDNDAEVELRLAEIQLAAGNDAQKYEDKPVWREFLSPSPALRKMLITAFGIQCYQQITGIDATVYYSPEIFKAAGIEGESKLLVATVAVGVTKTVFILVAIFLIDKAGRRPLLLASTVGMTTCLFTVAFSLSLLGHGSVGIALAVLSVCGNVAFFSVGMGPICWVLTSEIFPLRFRAQASALGSVGNRVCSGLVAMSFLSVSRAITVAGTFFLFGAISATAIVFVYMIVPETKGKSLEEIEQMFETGCQSQDSEVQLGDVERLVQKQ, from the exons ATGGTGGTGATGATGATTTACATCATCAGGCGGAATTGGAGAATAGGAGAAAGACTACAAGGAAGTTTGTTTTTGCTTGTGCCGTTTTTGCATCTCTCAACAATGTCCTCCTTGGATATG ATGGAATGCACTGCACCACTCTTTCATAGGCTTGAGTTTTGGCTTGTACGTAGACAGATGGATATGATGCCCCCGGGAATGCAGTTCTCTA ATGTAGGTGTAATGAGTGGGGCAATCTTGTTCATTCACCAAGATTTGAATATATCAGAGGTCCAGGAAGAAATTCTGGTTGGTATTCTGAGCATTATTTCAATCTTTGGTAGTTTAGCTGGTGGAAGAATATCAGATGCCATTGGCAGAAAGTGGTCTATGGGTTTGGCTGCTTTCATCTTCCAAGCAGGAGCAGGAATAATGGCTGTAGCCCCCTCATTTGAGATACTAATGATAGGAAGAATATTGGCTGGAAttggaattggctttggagTCATGATTGCACCTGTCTATATTGCAGAGATATCACCTACTGTTGCTAGAGGCTCACTCACCTCCTTTCCAGAAATTTTCATTAATATCGGAATCCTTTTTGGTTATGTCTCTAATTATGCATTTTCCGGGCTTTCAGCACACATAAATTGGAGGATAATGCTGGCTGTGGGAATTTTTCCCTCAGTTTTGATAGCATTTGCTCTTTTCGTAATCCCCGAGTCGCCAAGGTGGTTAGTTGTGCAGAACCGAGTCGAAGAAGCTAAGTCGGTTCTGGCCAAAACAAATGATAATGATGCAGAGGTGGAGCTGAGGCTAGCAGAAATTCAATTAGCTGCTGGAAATGATGCACAAAAGTACGAAGACAAGCCTGTCTGGCGTGAATTTTTAAGTCCTTCTCCTGCACTGCGCAAGATGTTGATCACTGCATTTGGAATCCAGTGTTACCAACAGATTACTGGTATTGATGCAACTGTTTATTATAGTCCTGAGATCTTTAAAGCTGCTGGTATTGAGGGTGAGTCGAAGCTTCTTGTTGCTACTGTAGCTGTGGGTGTTACAAAGACGGTATTTATACTTGTAGCGATTTTTTTAATTGACAAAGCCGGAAGGAGGCCTCTCTTGTTGGCAAGCACAGTGGGGATGACTACATGTTTATTCACAGTGGCATTCAGCCTTTCTTTACTAGGACATGGATCTGTGGGGATCGCTTTGGCAGTACTGTCAGTTTGTGGAAATGTAGCGTTCTTTTCTGTGGGGATGGGTCCAATTTGCTGGGTGTTGACATCTGAAATATTCCCTTTAAGGTTTCGTGCTCAAGCATCGGCCCTTGGATCGGTGGGTAATAGGGTGTGCAGTGGTCTGGTAGCCATGTCCTTCCTCTCTGTTTCTCGTGCAATTACCGTTGCTGGCACCTTTTTTCTCTTTGGTGCAATTTCAGCAACTGCTATTGTCTTTGTTTACATGATTGTTCCAGAAACGAAAGGCAAATCTCTTGAGGAAATCGAGCAAATGTTTGAGACTGGATGTCAGTCTCAAGACAGTGAAGTGCAACTTGGAGATGTTGAACGTCTAGTGCAGAAACAGTGA
- the LOC140006623 gene encoding probable polyol transporter 4 isoform X1 has product MGSHEGNIINGNGVFGRDMEISVLPLGTKNKYKRMDSQLTDGGDDDLHHQAELENRRKTTRKFVFACAVFASLNNVLLGYDVGVMSGAILFIHQDLNISEVQEEILVGILSIISIFGSLAGGRISDAIGRKWSMGLAAFIFQAGAGIMAVAPSFEILMIGRILAGIGIGFGVMIAPVYIAEISPTVARGSLTSFPEIFINIGILFGYVSNYAFSGLSAHINWRIMLAVGIFPSVLIAFALFVIPESPRWLVVQNRVEEAKSVLAKTNDNDAEVELRLAEIQLAAGNDAQKYEDKPVWREFLSPSPALRKMLITAFGIQCYQQITGIDATVYYSPEIFKAAGIEGESKLLVATVAVGVTKTVFILVAIFLIDKAGRRPLLLASTVGMTTCLFTVAFSLSLLGHGSVGIALAVLSVCGNVAFFSVGMGPICWVLTSEIFPLRFRAQASALGSVGNRVCSGLVAMSFLSVSRAITVAGTFFLFGAISATAIVFVYMIVPETKGKSLEEIEQMFETGCQSQDSEVQLGDVERLVQKQ; this is encoded by the exons ATGGGATCCCATGAAGGTAACATTATCAATGGGAATGGAGTTTTTGGAAGGGATATGGAAATATCGGTGCTGCCTTTGGGCACTAAGAATAAGTACAAAAGAATGGATTCTCAATTGACTGATGGTGGTGATGATGATTTACATCATCAGGCGGAATTGGAGAATAGGAGAAAGACTACAAGGAAGTTTGTTTTTGCTTGTGCCGTTTTTGCATCTCTCAACAATGTCCTCCTTGGATATG ATGTAGGTGTAATGAGTGGGGCAATCTTGTTCATTCACCAAGATTTGAATATATCAGAGGTCCAGGAAGAAATTCTGGTTGGTATTCTGAGCATTATTTCAATCTTTGGTAGTTTAGCTGGTGGAAGAATATCAGATGCCATTGGCAGAAAGTGGTCTATGGGTTTGGCTGCTTTCATCTTCCAAGCAGGAGCAGGAATAATGGCTGTAGCCCCCTCATTTGAGATACTAATGATAGGAAGAATATTGGCTGGAAttggaattggctttggagTCATGATTGCACCTGTCTATATTGCAGAGATATCACCTACTGTTGCTAGAGGCTCACTCACCTCCTTTCCAGAAATTTTCATTAATATCGGAATCCTTTTTGGTTATGTCTCTAATTATGCATTTTCCGGGCTTTCAGCACACATAAATTGGAGGATAATGCTGGCTGTGGGAATTTTTCCCTCAGTTTTGATAGCATTTGCTCTTTTCGTAATCCCCGAGTCGCCAAGGTGGTTAGTTGTGCAGAACCGAGTCGAAGAAGCTAAGTCGGTTCTGGCCAAAACAAATGATAATGATGCAGAGGTGGAGCTGAGGCTAGCAGAAATTCAATTAGCTGCTGGAAATGATGCACAAAAGTACGAAGACAAGCCTGTCTGGCGTGAATTTTTAAGTCCTTCTCCTGCACTGCGCAAGATGTTGATCACTGCATTTGGAATCCAGTGTTACCAACAGATTACTGGTATTGATGCAACTGTTTATTATAGTCCTGAGATCTTTAAAGCTGCTGGTATTGAGGGTGAGTCGAAGCTTCTTGTTGCTACTGTAGCTGTGGGTGTTACAAAGACGGTATTTATACTTGTAGCGATTTTTTTAATTGACAAAGCCGGAAGGAGGCCTCTCTTGTTGGCAAGCACAGTGGGGATGACTACATGTTTATTCACAGTGGCATTCAGCCTTTCTTTACTAGGACATGGATCTGTGGGGATCGCTTTGGCAGTACTGTCAGTTTGTGGAAATGTAGCGTTCTTTTCTGTGGGGATGGGTCCAATTTGCTGGGTGTTGACATCTGAAATATTCCCTTTAAGGTTTCGTGCTCAAGCATCGGCCCTTGGATCGGTGGGTAATAGGGTGTGCAGTGGTCTGGTAGCCATGTCCTTCCTCTCTGTTTCTCGTGCAATTACCGTTGCTGGCACCTTTTTTCTCTTTGGTGCAATTTCAGCAACTGCTATTGTCTTTGTTTACATGATTGTTCCAGAAACGAAAGGCAAATCTCTTGAGGAAATCGAGCAAATGTTTGAGACTGGATGTCAGTCTCAAGACAGTGAAGTGCAACTTGGAGATGTTGAACGTCTAGTGCAGAAACAGTGA
- the LOC113743259 gene encoding protein ACCELERATED CELL DEATH 6-like — MDPQLYKATIGGDLLEFVREMERLSNDRHQCYLPASCVQLGPQKNTILHLATSYGHHEIVKLVCKDLPHLLAEKDARGDTALHLAARAGDTNLILLLTDSDYAVLALLGATNEEDNTPLHEALIHRHENVARTLIDKNRNMNYSVNHEGKSLMYLAAEAGYVAIISLLMDNPVGNYALDGKHKNKSPVHAAILGRNIDVLKLFWRKDRSSFYKRCEKGGNPLHCAAYIGFTDGISFLLKKSYILAYLRDRQGLLPIHMAASQGHVDIIQLMVQDRPDSREQLTLQGQNILHIAAKSGKCRALERMLKMPELEKLINEKDADGNTPLHVATIYGHPKVVSSLTWDERVILQLENKDGLTALDIAEEQMKPYMASFQKRLTWMALRVVGAPKAPHSKSVTDVNLMLEEQPTTENYRDKVNVILLVATLVATVTFSAGFAMPGGYKNSDPNQGIANMLEKVKFQEFVICDSLAMYSSIAVAVMLLWAQLGDQKSMHVALKLALPLLGIALAMMSIAFMAGVYLVVSKLNWLAHFVLFMGSNFVIVLVLLFLPLCFLGSSNYHRFRFLSYCPFCLMLYALGSYAENEAAE; from the exons ATGGATCCTCAGCTTTACAAAGCTACTATAGGAGGGGatcttcttgaatttgtaaGAGAAATGGAAAGGTTGTCTAATGATAGGCATCAGTGCTATCTTCCAGCTTCTTGTGTCCAACTAGGCCCTCAGAAGAACACGATTCTTCACCTAGCGACAAGCTATGGACATCATGAGATTGTCAAACTTGTCTGCAAGGACTTACCTCACTTGCTGGCAGAAAAAGATGCAAGAGGTGATACTGCCCTTCATCTTGCTGCCAGAGCTGGTGATACAAATCTGATCCTGTTGTTGACGGATTCAGATTATGCCGTTTTGGCCCTTTTGGGTGCAACGAATGAGGAAGACAACACTCCCCTGCATGAGGCATTGATTCATCGTCATGAAAATGTAGCCAGAACTTTGATTGATAAAAATCGAAATATGAATTATTCTGTCAACCATGAAGGGAAATCTTTAATGTATCTGGCCGCAGAAGCAGGATATGTTGCCATCATTAGTCTCCTAATGGATAACCCTGTTGGAAATTACGCACTTGACGGAAAGCATAAAAACAAATCACCTGTTCATGCTGCAATTCTTGGAAGGAACATTG ATGTCCTGAAACTGTTCTGGAGAAAAGATCGGTCATCCTTTTACAAAAGGTGTGAAAAGGGTGGAAATCCTCTTCACTGTGCTGCATACATTGGTTTTACTGATGGGATCAGCTTCTTACTGAAAAAATCATATATTCTTGCTTATTTGAGGGATAGACAAGGTCTTCTCCCCATTCATATGGCAGCGAGTCAAGGTCATGTTGATATTATTCAATTAATGGTCCAAGACCGGCCAGATTCAAGGGAACAGCTCACTTTACAGGGCCAAAATATCCTCCACATTGCTGCAAAAAGTGGAAAATGCAGAGCACTTGAGCGTATGCTCAAAATGCCAGAACTAGAGAAACTTATAAATGAAAAAGATGCAGATGGAAACACCCCTTTACATGTGGCTACAATATATGGTCATCCCAAGGTAGTGAGCAGTCTGACATGGGACGAGCGTGTTATCCTTCAGCTGGAAAACAAAGATGGCCTAACTGCACTTGACATTGCTGAGGAACAAATGAAACCATACATGGCCTCATTTCAGAAG CGTTTGACATGGATGGCCTTGAGAGTTGTGGGCGCTCCAAAAGCTCCCCATTCTAAGTCTGTAACAGATGTCAATCTTATGCTCGAAGAACAGCCAACAACAGAGAATTACAGAGATAAGGTTAATGTGATTCTGTTGGTAGCTACACTTGTGGCAACTGTGACCTTCTCTGCCGGTTTTGCAATGCCAGGCGGTTACAAAAATTCTGATCCAAACCAAGGCATTGCCAACATGCTAGAAAAAGTCAAGTTTCAGGAGTTTGTTATATGTGATTCTTTAGCAATGTACAGCTCCATTGCTGTGGCTGTTATGCTCCTCTGGGCACAGTTGGGAGATCAGAAGTCCATGCACGTGGCCTTAAAGTTAGCATTGCCACTGCTGGGGATAGCACTTGCTATGATGTCAATAGCATTCATGGCAGGAGTTTACCTGGTGGTCAGCAAACTCAATTGGCTTGCCCATTTTGTGTTGTTCATGGGCTCGAACTTTGTCATAGTGCTGGTACTGCTCTTCCTTCCACTCTGCTTTTTAGGTTCTTCGAACTATCATAGGTTTCGATTCCTCTCCTATTGTCCATTCTGCTTGATGCTGTATGCACTGGGAAGCTATGCAGAGAATGAAGCTGCAGAATAG
- the LOC113743294 gene encoding protein ACCELERATED CELL DEATH 6-like: protein MGLLDVKLDLEVEELSWEESNRRIEKLKKRSTSDIEPVSGLKTSPSTSNSGQRIHPGIDIEDHETNIQMDLALYKAAKQPLDRHFLDVLERVANEKGLLLSAVFDQVSPIGSTYLHVAAGFNNAATARLIAYHCPPLITKKNFNGDTPLHLAARAGYISTLAALLDLWKDTVDLPSAEGGDERQTEQENLLRLGNEKGNTALHEALLNSHDQIARNFIKADPEVAFYLNNDQESPVYLAAKAGSEECVSFILSFPEALGKMIELVKVGKSPVHAAISSWNEDVLELMLQKAPEFIHLMDEEGRSPVHYAASRGYLEAVHLILDKFPHSANGRDRNGLLPIHWASIKGHVGIIKEMLLHSPDPGELLDQNGCSILHFAAKGGKHKVVSYMLKHPAYEGLINMKDKQGNTPLHLAAMDWHPKAVIALTWDSRVNVTVVNNRGMTALDAAEYCMDNVPSSQQRLTWVALIAGGVPRTRPKKLLNVDGQTAVPMKHTKPQNYKDAVNTLLLVSILVATVTFAAGFTVPGGYKNSDPYQGMATMLGEKKFHVFIFCDTIAMFGSIIVAVSLIWAQLGDLNLALVALHLAFPLLGVALAMMSLAFMAGISVVVSKLRWLDNAILIMGSIFLVILVVLFSLLCFPIGSKYRLLRIIFYCPLLLLIWVTNADPGT, encoded by the exons ATGGGTTTACTTGATGTGAAGTTAGACTTAGAAGTAGAGGAACTGTCGTGGGAGGAAAGCAACAGAAGGAtagaaaaacttaaaaaaagaTCAACTTCTGATATTGAGCCTGTTTCCGGTTTAAAGACTAGTCCTTCAACTTCAAATTCAGGACAAAGAATTCATCCTGGAATTGATATTGAAGATCATGAAACAAATATCCAAATGGACCTTGCTCTGTATAAGGCTGCAAAGCAACCACTTGATCGGCACTTTCTTGATGTCCTTGAACGAGTTGCAAATGAGAAAGGGCTATTGCTCTCTGCTGTCTTTGATCAGGTAAGCCCCATAGGAAGTACGTATCTTCATGTTGCTGCCGGCTTTAACAACGCGGCAACAGCAAGGTTAATAGCCTATCACTGTCCACCATTAATCACCAAAAAGAATTTTAATGGTGACACTCCACTACATCTTGCTGCAAGAGCTGGATATATATCGACATTGGCAGCACTATTAGATCTTTGGAAAGATACTGTGGATTTACCCTCTGCTGAAGGAGGGGATGAGCGACAAACAGAGCAGGAAAATTTACTGAGACTCGGGAATGAGAAGGGTAATACAGCTTTACACGAGGCCTTACTGAATTCTCATGATCAGATTGCTCGTAATTTCATTAAAGCAGATCCAGAAGTAGCATTTTATCTAAACAATGATCAGGAGTCTCCCGTGTACCTAGCAGCCAAGGCTGGTTCTGAGGAATGTGTCTCCTTCATATTGTCTTTCCCAGAGGCGCTTGGCAAAATGATTGAGCTGGTGAAAGTGGGCAAATCACCAGTTCATGCAGCAATCAGTAGCTGGAATGAGG ATGTTCTGGAGCTTATGTTACAAAAAGCACCAGAATTTATTCATCTCATGGACGAAGAAGGGAGATCTCCAGTCCACTATGCTGCGTCAAGGGGTTATCTCGAAGCGGTTCATCTCATTCTGGATAAATTTCCTCATAGCGCTAATGGAAGGGATAGAAATGGCTTGTTACCAATTCACTGGGCATCAATCAAGGGCCATGTCGGTATTATAAAAGAGATGCTTCTGCATTCCCCCGATCCTGGAGAGTTGCTTGATCAAAATGGTTGTAGTATCCTTCATTTTGCAGCCAAGGGCGGAAAACATAAAGTAGTTAGCTACATGCTAAAGCATCCAGCATATGAGGGGCTTATCAATATGAAGGATAAACAGGGAAACACACCATTGCATTTGGCAGCCATGGATTGGCACCCCAAGGCAGTCATTGCCCTAACATGGGACTCCAGGGTGAATGTAACAGTAGTGAATAATCGGGGCATGACAGCTCTTGACGCTGCTGAGTATTGCATGGACAATGTACCCTCATCTCAACAG CGATTAACTTGGGTAGCACTAATAGCTGGAGGGGTACCCCGAACTCGGCCTAAGAAGCTCCTGAACGTTGACGGGCAAACTGCGGTGCCAATGAAGCATACAAAACCACAAAATTACAAAGACGCAGTTAACACCCTATTACTGGTGTCGATCCTTGTTGCCACCGTAACTTTTGCTGCAGGTTTCACCGTGCCTGGTGGCTATAAAAATTCTGATCCGTATCAGGGCATGGCGACAATGCTAGGAGAAAAGAAGTTTCACGTGTTCATTTTCTGCGACACGATAGCCATGTTCGGCTCTATCATTGTTGCTGTTTCCCTCATTTGGGCACAATTAGGTGATCTCAATCTCGCGCTTGTTGCCCTCCATTTGGCCTTTCCTTTACTAGGCGTAGCTCTTGCTATGATGTCCTTGGCATTCATGGCCGGAATATCTGTTGTCGTGAGCAAACTCAGGTGGCTTGACAATGCCATTTTGATCATGGGATCGATTTTTCTTGTGATTCTGGTAGTTCTCTTCtctctactttgctttcctatcGGATCAAAGTACCGCCTCTTACGCATCATATTTTACTGCCCATTGCTCCTGCTCATATGGGTTACTAATGCTGATCCTGGAACTTAG